The Polyangium aurulentum genomic interval GCCGTTGCGGTCGCCGCGGGCCCCGCTGCTGGCGGTGAGGCTGCGCCGAAGGCCGAGGAGAAGACCGAGTTCGACGTTGTCCTGGCGAACGCCGGCGGCAACAAGATCCAGGTCATCAAGGCGGTCCGTGAGATCACGGGCCTCGGCCTGAAGGAAGCGAAGGACCTCGTCGAGGGCGCCCCCAAGACCCTCAAGGAGGCCGTATCCAAGGCCGACGCCGAGGACATGAAGAAGAAGCTCACCGAGGCTGGTGCGACGGTCGAGCTCAAGTAAGGATCACAGCTTCCCTTTGCGGGAAACCGGGATCCGCCAAACGACGGCGGCAGGGGCGGGAGCCTCTGCCGCACGTCGAGTTTTGTCCTTTGGGGGGCCCGCTTCGCGGTGTGCGGGGTTCGTCCGTCCGTCGGGACCTTTGATAGCTGTTTCGTAGCTTTGAGGCTGATGCTCGGTTCGTGGAGCGCGCGCGGGATTTTCAGGCGCGTGCACCCGTAGGAGCCGGAGGAATATCGATGCCGTCGGTTGTCCAATCCAACTTCCGCATCCGTAAGAACCTGGGGCGCGTGGGTCGTATCATCGACGTCCCCAACCTGATCGACATCCAGAAGTCCAGCTACGAGAAGTTCCTCCAGATGAACGTTCCGCCGAACGAGCGGGACGAGGTCGGGCTCCAGGCGGTGTTCCGCTCGGTGTTCCCGATCAAGGACTTCAACGGCACGAGCGAGCTCGTCTTCGTCTCTTACAACCTGGAGGCGCCGAAGTACGACGTCGAGGAGTGCCGCCAGCGCGGCATGACCTACGCGGCGCCGATCAAGGTCACCAACCAGCTCATGATCTACGACACCCGTGACGGCGGCGAGCGCATCGTCCGGGATATCAAGGAGCAGGAGGTGTACTTCGGCGAGCTGCCGCTGATGACCGAGACCGGTACGTTCATCATCAACGGTACCGAGCGCGTCGTCGTCAGCCAGCTTCACCGTTCGCCCGGCGTGTTCTTCGATCACGACAAGGGCAAGACGCACTCGAGCGGCAAGCTTCTCTACTCGGCGCGTGTGATCCCCTATCGCGGCTCGTGGCTCGATTTCGAGTTCGACCCGAAGGACATCATCTACGTGCGCATCGACCGGCGCCGGAAGATGCACGCGACCGTGCTCCTGCGCGCCCTCGGCTACTCGACGCAGGACCTGCTCAACTACTTCTACTCGACCGAGAGCGTCTACATCGAGAAGGGCGGCAAGTACTCGAAGAGCATCGAGTACGACCTTCTCGCGGGTCAGCGCGCGACGCGCGACATCAAGATCAAAGAAGACGTCATCGTCAAGAAGAACCAGAAGTTCACGCGCGCGGCCATCCGCAAGATGAAGGAGGCCAAGCTCGAGCGCCTCGCGATCGAGCTCGAGGAGCTGGCTGGCAAGGTCGCCGCGCACGACGTCGTGGATCCGGAGACCGGCGAGGTCATCGTCGAGGTCAACGAGGAGCTCACCGAGCAGAAGCTCGAGCGCATCCGCGACGCGAAGATCGAGCACTTCCGCGTGCTGTTCATCGACGGCCTGAACGTCGGCTCGTACCTGCGCGACACGCTGCTCGCCGACAAGGTGAAGACGCAGGAGGACTCGATCCTCGAGATCTACCGGCGCCTGCGCCCGGGCGATCCGCCGACGCTCGAGACCGCCAAGACGCTCTTCCACAACCTGTTCTTCAACCCGGAGCGCTACGACCTGTCGAAGGTCGGCCGCCTCAAGCTGAACTACAAGTTCTACCGGGATCTGCCCGAGGGCCAGCGGCCGAACCTCGACCTCACGGTCCTCACACCGCAGGACATCCTCGAGACCGTCCGGCACCTCATCGAGCTGAAGAACGGTCGCGGCTCGGTCGACGACATCGACCACCTCGGCAACCGCCGCGTCCGCGCCGTCGGTGAGCTGATGGAGAACCAGTACCGGATCGGCCTGGTCCGGATGGAGCGCGCCATCAAGGAGCGCATGAGCATGTCGCAGGAGATCGACACGCTCATGCCGCACGATCTCATCAACGCGAAGCCCGTCAGCGCGGTGGTCAAGGAGTACTTCGGCAGCTCGCAGCTGTCGCAGTTCATGGACCAGACCAACCCGCTCTCGGAGGTCACGCACAAGCGGCGCCTGTCCGCGCTCGGCCCCGGCGGCCTCACGCGCGAGCGTGCCGGCTTCGAGGTCCGCGACGTCCACGCGACCCACTACGGCCGCATCTGCCCGATCGAGACGCCGGAAGGCCCGAACATCGGCCTCATCGCGTCGCTGTCGACCTTCGCCCGCGTGAACGAGTTCGGCTTCGTCGAGACGCCGTACCGCAAGGTCGCCGAAGCCACGGTGACCGACGAGGTCGTGTGGCTCAGCGCGCTCGAGGAAGAGGGCAAGTACATCGCGCAGGCGACGGCCGGGCTCGGCGAGGACAACCGCTTCCGCGAGAACGTCGTCTCGGCCCGCTTCAACGGCGAGTTCAAGATCGTCTCGCCCGAGATGATCGAGCTGATGGACGTCGCGCCCAACCAGATGGTGAGCGTCGCGGCGGCGCTCGTGCCGTTCCTCGAGCACGACGACGCCAACCGCGCGCTCATGGGCGCGAACATGCAGCGTCAGGCCGTGCCGCTGCTCCGTTCGACCGCGCCGCTCGTCGGCACGGGCATGGAGGGGCGTCTCGCCCGCGACTCTGGCGTGTGCGTGGTTGCGCGCCGCCCGGGCGTGGTCGAGAGCGTCGACGCGACGCGCATCGTGGTGCGCGCCGAGGGCGAGGGCGCCGAGGTGCCGGACATCTACCACCTCATGAAGTACCAGCGCTCGAACCAGTCGACCTGCTACACGCAGAAGCCGATCGTCAGCACGGGTGACGCGGTGAAGGTGGGCGACGTCCTCGCGGACGGCCCGTCGACCGACATGGGCGAGCTCGCCCTCGGCCAGAACGTGCTCGTCGCGTTCATGCCGTGGCAGGGCTACAACTTCGAGGACTCGATCCTCGTGTCCGAGCGCATCGCCAAGGACGACGTCTTCACCTCGATTCACATCGAGGAGTTCGAGTGCGTCGCCCGCGACACCAAGCTCGGCAAGGAGGAGATCACGCGCGACATCCCGAACGTCGGCGAGGAGGCCCTGAAGGACCTCGACGACTCGGGCATCGTGCGGATCGGCGCCGAGGTTCGTCCTGGCGACATCCTCGTTGGAAAGATCACGCCCAAGGGCGAGACCCAGCTCTCGCCGGAGGAGAAGCTGCTGCGCGCGATCTTCGGCGAGAAGGCCGGCGACGTGCGCGACAGCTCGCTCAAGGTTCCGCCGGGCGTGAGCGGCATCGTGATCAATGCGCGGGTCTTCTCGCGCAAGGGCACGGAGAAGGACGAGCGCGCGCGCGACATCGAGGATCAGGAGCGCGCCCGCATCGAGCGCACGCGCGACGAGGAGATCAAGATCCTGCGCGACTCGTTCTACCGCCGGGTCCGCGAGATCCTCGTCGGCAAGACGACGAATGGCAAGCTCGTCGACGACAAGGGCAAGGTCCTCTTGCAGAAGGGCGACGAGATCGCCGAGGCGGCCCTGCTCGAGATCCCGCGCCGTTACTGGGGCGAGATCCCGGTCGAGGAGACCGACCGGATCCAGCAGATCCTGCGCGATCTGGAGGACCTCGTGCGCACGCGCGAGGAGCACTTCCGCGACAAGATCGAGCGCCTGTCGAAGGGCGACGAGCTGCCGCCGGGCGTGATCAAGATGGTGAAGGTCTACATCGCCATCAAGCGCAAGCTCCAGGTCGGCGACAAGATGGCCGGTCGCCACGGCAACAAGGGCGTCATCAGCCGGATCCTCCCCGAGGAGGACATGCCGTACCTGCGTGACGGCAGCCCGGTCGACATCGTGCTGAACCCGCTCGGCGTGCCGAGCCGCATGAACGTCGGCCAGATCCTCGAGGTCCACCTCGGCTGGGGCGCGCTCGAGCTGGGCAAGCAGCTGCAGCGCATGGTCGAGGAGCAGCGCGCCGCGCACGAGATCAAGGAGCGCATCACGGCGATCTACGGCGGCGACGAGGAGGCTTCGGCGCTCGTCAGGCTGATGGACGACGGGGATGTGTCGCGTGCGGCGAAGAAGGTGAAGAACGGCGTGTTCGTCGCTTCGCCGGTCTTCGACGGCGCGAGCGAGGAGGACATCAAGGGCGCGCTCGCGCTCGCGGGCCTGCCCTCGACGGGCCAGGCGATCCTCTTCGACGGTCGCACGGGCGAGGCGTTCGATCAGAACGTCACGGTGGGCATCATGTACATGCTGAAGCTCCACCACCTGGTCGATGACAAGATCCACGCTCGTTCGATCGGCCCCTACTCGCTCGTCACGCAGCAGCCGCTCGGCGGTAAGGCCCAGTTCGGCGGCCAGCGCCTCGGCGAGATGGAGGTTTGGGCGATGGAGGCCTACGGCGCGGCGTACGCGCTGCAGGAGTTCCTCACGGTCAAATCCGACGACGTGATGGGTCGTACGCGCATGTACGAGGCCATCGTGAAGGGGGAGTACACGCTGGAGGCCGGCCTGCCGGAGAGCTTCAACGTGCTCATCAAGGAGCTGCAGTCGTTGTGTCTGAACGTCGAGCTCGTCGAGACGGGCCTCGAGGCTTCGGCCGCGGAAGAGGAGTGATGCACAGCTCCCTCCCCCTCGTTTCAGCCGTTTTCAGTGCGGCCAGCGCGCGCCTCGTCGCGCGCTCGGCCGCCGTGTCCCAGGTTTTCGGAGGTCCGCATGCGTGACATCTTCAGCTTCTTCGAGAAGCCCAAAGATCCGCTGTCGTTCAGCGCCATTCGCATCTCGCTCGCGAGCCCGGAGAAGATCCGGGAGTGGTCGCACGGCGAGGTGAAGAAGCCGGAGACGATCAACTACCGGACCTTCAAGCCGGAGCGTGACGGCCTCTTCTGCGCGAAGATCTTCGGTCCGGTGAAGGACTACGAGTGCAACTGCGGCAAGTACAAGCGCATGAAGCACCGTGGGATCGTGTGCGAGAAGTGCGGCGTCGAGGTCATCCAGTCGAAGGTCCGACGCGAGCGCCTCGGGCACATCTCGCTGGCGACGCCGGTCGCGCACATCTGGTTCCTGAAGAGCCTGCCGTCGCGCATCGGCAACATGCTCGACATCACGCTGAAGGATCTCGAGAAGGTCCTCTACTGCGAGGCGTACATCGTCATCGACCCGAAGGAGACGGGTCTGCAGCGTGGTGATCTGCTCAGCGAGGAGCGCTACCTGCAGATCCTCGAGGAGTACGGCGACGACAAGGTCACCGCGGGCATGGGCGGCGAGGCGATCCTCGAGATGCTCAAGCAGGTCGACGTGCACGCGCTCGCCGAGCTGCTCCGCGAGGAGATGCGCAAGGCGACGAGCGAGGCGAAGCGGAAGAAGCTCGCCAAGCGCCTGAAGGTCGTCGAGGCGTTCCGCGAAAGCGGCAACCGGCCCGAGTGGATGATGCTCACGGTCATCCCCGTGCTGCCGCCCGACCTGCGCCCGCTGGTCCCCCTGGACGGCGGCCGCTTCGCGACGAGCGATCTCAACGATCTCTACCGCCGCGTGATCAACCGCAACAACCGCCTGAAGCGGCTCCTCGAGCTGAACGCGCCCGAGATCATCATCCGCAACGAGCGGCGCATGCTGCAGGAGGCCGTCGACGCGCTGTTCGACAACGGCCGCCGCGGCAAGACGATCACGGGCCCGAACAAGCGCCCGCTCAAGAGCTTGTCCGACATGCTCAAGGGCAAGCAGGGCCGGTTCCGCCAGAACCTGCTCGGCAAGCGCGTCGACTACTCCGGCCGCTCCGTCATCGTCGTCGGCCCGACGCTCCGGCTGCACCAGTGCGGCTTGCCGAAGAAGATGGCGCTCGAGCTGTTCGAGCCGTTCATCTACAACAAGCTCGAAGAGCGCGGCTACGTCAACACCATCAAGTCTGCGAAGAAGATGGTGGAGAAGGAGCGTCCCGAGGTCTGGGACATCCTCGAGGAGGTCATCAGCGAGCACCCGGTGATGCTGAACCGTGCGCCGACGCTGCACCGCCTCGGCATCCAGGCGTTCGAGCCGGTGCTCATCGAGGGCAAGGCGATCCAGCTTCACCCGCTGGTCTGCGCGGCCTTCAACGCCGACTTCGACGGCGACCAGATGGCCGTGCACGTGCCGCTCTCGATCGAGGCGCAGATGGAGGCGCGCGTGCTCATGATGAGCACGAACAACATCCTCTCGCCCGCGAACGGCAAGCCGATCATCAACCCGACGCAGGACATCGTGCTCGGGCTGTACTACGCGACGCGCGAGCGCAAGTTCGCGAAGGGCAGCTTCCGCGAGGGCACGCTCTCGTTCGGCGCGGATGGCGCGGGTCAGGCCGAGGGCTACCTGCGCGGCGTGTACGCCTCCCCCGAGGAGGTGCGCATGGCGTACGACGCGGGCGAGGTGCTCCTGCACGCGGGCATCCGCGTGCGCGTGCCGGTGATCGACGACGACGGCAACCCGCTTCGCGACGAGCACGGCCAGATCCAGCGCCGCATCGTGGCGACGACGGTGGGTCGCGTGCTCATCTCCGAGGTCCTGCCGAAGGGCGTGAGCTTCGACTACGTGAACAAGACGCTCGACAAGAAGGCCCTCTCGGCCCTCATCGACGTCTGCTACCGCGTCCACCGCAACAAGGAGACCGTCCTTCTCGCGGACCGGCTCCGCACGCTCGGCTTCGACCACGCGATGCGGGCCGGCATCTCGATCTGCATGGATCACATGGTGATCCCGCCGGCGAAGCGCGAGCTCCTCGACGAGGCGCAGCGCGAGGTCGAGCGCGTGGTCGAGCAGTACCAGGAAGGTCTGATCACGGACGGCGAGCGCTACAACAAGATCGTCGACATCTGGGCCGGCGTGGCCGACGCCGTCACCGGCAAGATGATGGACGGGATTGGCAAGGAGCGCGTCGTCGACCCGGAGACGAACAAGGAGAGCATCGAGCCGAGCTTCAACCCGATCTACATCATGGCAGATTCGGGTGCGCGCGGTTCGACGCAGCAGATTCGCCAGCTCGCAGCCATGCGCGGTCTGATGGCCAAGCCCTCGGGCGAGATCATCGAGACGCCCATCACGGCGAACTTCCGCGAAGGCCTCAGCGTGCTGCAGTACTTCATCTCGACGCACGGCGCGCGTAAGGGTCTCGCGGACACGGCGCTCAAGACGGCCAACTCCGGCTACCTCACCCGTCGCCTCGTCGACGTTGCGCAGGACGCGGTCATCTCCGAGTTCGACTGCGGCACGCTCGACGGCATCCGGGTGACCAAGCTCGAGGAGGCTGGCGAGGTGATCCAGCCGCTCGGCGACCGCATCCTCGGCCGCGTCGTGCTCGAGGACGTGATCGACCCGCTCACCGGCGAGGTCCTGATCACGGCCAACACCGAGCTCGACGAGTCCTCGGTGAAGAACATCGAGGAGGCTGGCATCGAGGAGGTGATGATCCGCTCGGTGCTCACCTGCCAGACGCGGCGCGGCGTGTGCGGCCTGTGCTACGGGCGCGATCTCGCGCGCGGCTACCGCGTCAACATCGGCGAGGCGGTCGGCATCATCGCCGCCCAGTCGATCGGCGAGCCGGGCACGCAGCTCACGATGCGCACCTTCCACATCGGTGGCACCGCGGCCCGCGGCAAGATCGAGGCGAGCTACCTCGAGGCCCGCACCGAGGGCACCGTGCGCCTGCGTCGCGCGGTCGTGCAGCGCAAGAAGGACGGCACCATGGTGGTCATGAACCGCCACGGTGAGCTGGTCGTCGTCGACGAGACCGGCCGCGAGCGCGAGCATCATCGCCTGGTCTACGGCTGCACCCTCAAGACGCCGGACGGCGTGCGGGTCAAGCCCGGCGAGCTCCTCGCCGAGTGGGACCAGTTCGCCACGCCGATCCTCACCGAGGTCTCCGGCGCCGTGAAGTACGGCGACCTCGTCGAGGGCGTCAGCGTGCAGGAGCGCGTCGACGAGGTGACCGGCCTTTCCCGCAAGGTCGTCATCGAGTCGAAGGCGGCCGATCTGCGCCCGCGCATCTCGCTGAAGGACCCGACCACGGGCGGAACCTTGAAGCTGCCGCAGAGCGAGCTCGAGGCCCGCTACCTGTTGCCCGTCGGCGCGCACATCGTCGCGCAGGAGGGTGACGTCATCGAGGCCGGCGACATCATCGCGAAGATGCCGCGCGACACGACGAAGGTGCAGGACATCACCGGCGGTCTGCCCCGCGTCGCCGAGCTGTTCGAGGCCCGCAAGCCGAAGGATCACGCCATCATCAGCGAGATCGACGGCGAGGTCTCCTTCGGCAAGGACACGAAGGGCAAGCGCAAGGTCCTCATCACGCCGATCGGGACCGACGGGCACAGCGCCGCCGCGGATCAGGCTCGCGAGTACCTGATCCCGAAGGGCAAGCACATCCAGGTGCAGCCCGGCGATCGCGTGCGCGCCGGCGACCCGCTCCAGGACGGCCCGCCGAACCCGCACGACATCCTGCGCGTGAAGGGCGAGAAGGAGCTCGCGGCCTGGCTCGTGAACGAGATCCAGCAGGTTTACCGCTTGCAGGGCGTCGGTATCAACGACAAGCACATCGAGGTGATCGTGCGGCAGATGCTCCGGCGCGTGCGCGTCAAGGACGTCGGCGACACGAACTTCCTCGTCGATGAGCAGGTCGAGAAGCACATCTTCGAGCGCGAGAACGAGCGGATTCTCGAGCGCGGCGGCCGCCCGGCCATCGCGGAGCCGCTCCTGCTCGGCATCACGAAGGCGAGCCTGTCGACCGAGTCGTTCATCAGCGCCTCGTCGTTCCAGGAGACCACGAAGGTCCTCACCGAGGCCGCGATCAGCGGCAAGGTCGACGATCTCCGCGGCCTCAAGGAGAACGTCATCATGGGTCGCCTGATCCCCGCCGGTACCGGCCTGCCCGCCTACAAGCGCATGCAGGTCATCATCGAGGGCGAGCCGATGCCGCGCGAGCAGCGTCAGCTTGCCGAGCCCCCGGCTCCGATCGCCACCTCGCGGCCCCCGCGCCCCGAGGAGACCCTGACCGCGGTGAACGAGGAGTGACGCAGAAAGGAAGGGCGGCGACCACCCTCGGGTGACGTCGCCCTCCTTGCTGATTCGCACCTCGCAAAGGCTCAGTGCGCCCGCCTCTCGCAACCCGAGGCGGGCGCGCTGCTTTTTGTCGGTAAGCCCCGCGCCACCCGCCTGCCTGCGCAGGATCCGGGCTGCAATGGCCGCGCCCCCCGGCCCGGCGGATATGTACTATCTCTTGGAGTCGCGATGCCTCCCGTGCACGGCACCAACCAGCGCGTCGCCGATCGCCTGCTTTCGGAGGGACGGATCGGCGCGGACGAGCACCGGCGCGCGGTCGATCACGCGGGCCGCAATCGCGCGCGGATCGAGGATGCCCTCATCGAGCTGAACCTCGTGCCCGAGGGCGATCTGCTCAAGTTCATCGCCACGCTGCACAACACGCGGTTCGTCTCGACCGAGAAGCTCGCCAAGGCCGCGATCGACGCGCGCGTGCTCAGCCGCGTCTCGCCCAAGACGGCGAGCATGCACGGCGTTTTCCCGGTGCTGCTCGACGAGGCCAAGAGTGTCCTGTCCGTGGTCACGGCAGACCCGGACAACGACGCCGCCCTGCACGAGGTGAAGCTCGGCGCTGGCGTGCGCGAGGTTCGCCCGCTCGTCGCGCGCCCGGCCGCCGTGCGCGCCGCGATCGCCCGCTACTACGACAAGAACCCGGCGCCCTTCGAGGCACTCCTGCGCCCGGCAGGAGGCGCCACGGGCGACTTCATCGACGTCGATCTCGGCATGGGCCCGTCGCCCGCGCGCGCTGCCTCGCCGGCAAACCGCGCCGCGCCCCCGCCCCCGCGGGCCCAGGCGCAGACGCTCCCGGGCATCGATCAAACCGCGCCCTCGCCCCACCTATCGACCGGACAAACTGCGCCCTCGCCGGTCGGAGGCAACGGCAGCGCCTCGCCCATGGCAGGGCAGACGCAGCTCTCGGCCGCGGGGACGACGCAGGTGCAGCGCAGCCCCGTTCCCGTCGTCGCACCGACCCCGCCGCCGCCGTCGGCGAACATCTCGATCCTCGAGACGCACGAGTACATCGAGTCGCTCAACGTGCTCGTGAGCCTGCTCGAGGCAAACCGCCAGGATCTGCGCGGTCACTCGGCGGCCGTCGCGCGCCTGACGCGGCGCACGTGCGAGCGGATCGGCCTGTCTGCATCGCACGTCGCGGCGTTCGTGGTGGCGGCGTACCTGCACGATCTCGGCAAGATGGGCGCGTATCACCTGACCGCGCTCAACGTGGCCGAGTACGAGGGGCATCGGGTCGCGGGGCTCAAGGCGGTGGCGCTGCCTGCGCAGCTCATGGGCTCGGTGGGCTTGCCGGCCGAGACCGTGGCCGCGCTCAGCGCGATGTACGAGCGCTACGATGGCCGCGGGCTGCCGCACGGGCTCGCGGGCAAGGAGATCCCGCTCGGCGCGCGCGTGCTCGCGGTGACCGACACCTACGCCGATCTCACGCAGAACCCGCGCAACCCCTTCCGCAAGATCCTCCGCCCCACCGAGGCGTGCGAGGTGCTCGCGGGCTATCGCGGTACGATCTTCGATCCGAACATCGTCGATCTCTTCAGGAACGAGGTCACGGGCGACGACATGCGCGCGAAGCTGCTCTCGGAGCGGCACACGGTGCTCATCGTCGATCCGGATCCCGAGGAGACCACGGTGCTCGAGCTGCGGCTGATCGAGCAGGGCTTCGAGGTGCGCGTCGCGCGCACGGTGGCGCAGGCGTGGCGCGAGCTCGAGGGCGGCGAGATCACGGCCGTCGTGAGCGAGATCGACCTCGAGGAGCCCGAGATGGGCCTCGCCTTGCGGGCCGACGCGCTCAAGGAGCCCTGGGGGCGCGACGCCACCTGGGTCGTGCTCACGCGCAAGGGCGACCGGCACAGCGCGCAGCGCGCGTTCGATCTCAACGTCGACGACTTCGTCTCCAAGCCGACCTCGGCGGACATCTTCGCGGCCAAGCTGCGTCAGCTCATCGAGCGGCGCGCGGCGCGCAGCGGGGGCCGTGGCGTGTCGGGATCGCTCGCGGAGATGTCGATCCCGGACATGGTGCAGGTGCTCTGGCACGGCCGGAAGACCTGCGCGCTGCGCATCTCGACGCGCATGGCCACGGGCGAGATCTACTTCGCGGATGGTCAAATCGTCGACGCTCGCTGGGATCAGACCCACGGCGAGGACGCCTTCTACCGCATGCTCGCGCTGCACGAGGGCGAGTTCAGGCTCGATCCCGGCTTCGAGCCGCCCACCGGCCGCACGATCACGGTCTCGCCCGAGGCGCTCTTGCTCGAGGGCATGCGCCGCCTCGACGAGGGCATGCTCGCGCCCCACTGAAGGCTCTTTCGCCGCGCATCCGGGTACAATGCGATCTCCTTGTCTTCGAGGAGGTCCCCATGAAGCTGTTGCGCGCGCTCGCCCTGTCTTTCCCGCTCGTCGCCCTCTCCACCTTGCACGCCCCCGACGCCGAGGCCTGCGGGGCCTGCTTGATCCAGCAGGGTGAGTCGACGCAGGTGACGAGCCACAGGATGATCCTGTCGGTCTCGAACGTGAGCACGACGCTCTGGGATCAGATCGAGTACGCGGGCGAGCCCTCGTCGTTCGCGTGGGTCTTGCCCATCAAGGGGCAGGTGCAGGTCGGTCTGTCCTCGGATGCGCTCTTCGAGAACCTCGAGACGCTCACCTCGGTGCAGATCTCGTCGCCGACGATCAACTGCCCGCCCCCCAACTGCCCCAGCGCGCCCAACGCTGGAGGCCCCGTCGGAAGCTCGTCGGGCGACGGCGGCGTCACCGTGATCGCGCAGGAGGTGGTCGGCCCCTACGAGACGGTGCAGCTCTCGTCGCAGGACCCGAACGCGCTGAAGAGCTGGCTCACGAAGTACGGCTACGCGATCCCGCAGGACATCGCGCCCATCATCGACGCGTACGTCAAGGAGGGCTTCGACTTCCTCGCCCTCAAGCTCGTGCCCGGCCAGGGCGTCGATTCGATGCGCCCCGTGCGCGTGACGAGCCCCGGCGCGAGCCCCAACCTGCCCCTGCGCATGGTGGCCGGAGGGACCGGCGCGACCACGCCGATCACGCTCTTCATCTTCGGCGAGGGCCGCTACGAGCCGACGAACTTCGCGTCGTTCCTCATCCAGCCCAAAGAGCTGGTCTGGGACTGGGACACGCAGTCGAGCAACTACAAGGAGCTTCGCCAGTCGCGCTTCGAGGCGTCGGACGGCAAGGCGTGGCTCGTCGAGCGCAGCGGGCAATTCTCGAAGTGGGACCTCGAGTACCCGCTGAACTCCCTCGTCGACTTCGATCCCAAAAACAGCGGCTACGGCGATCCGGTCGGCACCGACGCGAAAGACAACCTCACCCAGGACCTCTCGGCGCTCTTCGGGACCATCCCGGAGCAGGGGCTCTGGGTGACGCGCATCTACGGCGAGCTGTCACGCGCGGCGCTCGTCTCCGACCTGTCGCTCGGCGCCGCGGACAGCCAGGAGGAGGTCCCCCGCTGGCTGCAAGCCCAGCAAGCCGTGGGCACCCCGCCCGCGTGTCCCGAGCCCTTCCCGTGCTCGCCCGACGGCAACAATCCAAACTCCCCGGAAGAGCCGGACTGGGAGCCCCGTGAGAGCTGCGCAATGGGCGGCAGCGCAGGCGTGCCCGCCACCCTCGGCCTGGTCGTCGCCGCGAGCGCGCTCGCCTTCGTGCGCCGCCGCCGCCGCTGAGGTTCGTCGAGTCCCTCCTCCGGTCGCGTCCGTCCATCCGGCGCCCTTGCCCTCGTCGCGCGCTGCCCCTAGCCTGGACGGCAGGCGTGGACCGCCGACGCGGCCGCGACCCGGAGGAAACATGTACGGTCCCAAAGGCCACGGCTCAGGTGGAGGACGCCCGAGCGGGCCGCCCAAGAAGGTCACCGCCCCCGACGTCCGCGCGCGCAAAGAAGGCCCGCCGCTCGCGATGGTGACCGCCTACGACTTCACGATGGCGCGCCTGCTCGACGAGGGCGGCGCCGACATCCTCCTCGTCGGCGACTCGCTCGGCATGGTCGTACAAGGCCACCCGACGACGCTGCCCGTGACGATCGAGGAGATCTGCTACCACAGCCGCACGGTCGCTCGCGGCGCGCGTCGCGCCCACGTGGTCGCCGACATGCCCTTCATGAGCTTCCAGCTCTCGGCCGTGCAAGCGCTCGAGAACGCAGGCCGCCTCATCAAAGAGGGCGCCTGCGAGAGCGTGAAGCTCGAGGGCGGCGAGGAGATCACCGAGCACGTGCGCCGCATCGTCGCCGCCGGCATCCCGGTGATGGGCCACATCGGCCTGACGCCGCAATCGGTGCACGCGATCGGCGGCTTCAAGGTGCAGGGCAAGAAGGAAGAGGACGCCGCGCGCCTCCTGCGTGACGCCGTGGCGCTCGAACGCGCCGGATGCTTCGCGATCGTGCTCGAGGCGATCCCGCCGGACCTGGCCGAGGACATCACCGCAGCCGTCTCGGTGCCGACGATCGGCATCGGCGCGGGCGCAGGTTGCGACGGGCAAGTGCTCGTCTGTTACGACCTGCTCGGGATGTACCCAGACCTGAAGCCGCGCTTCGCCAAGCGCTTCGCCGAGGTCGGCGAGCAGATCGTGTCCGCCACGCGCGCGTACGTCGAAGAGGTGCAAGGCCGCACCTTCCCGGCCCCCGAGCACACCTTCAAGCCCAACGGCCACGCCCGCCCCGCCCGCCCCACCCCCGAACCCCCGCCCGTCCCCGTCGAGGAAATCCCCCCGCACTGGCAAACCCACTAGCGTGGGGGCGGTGAGGGGGCGCCCTCGTTGGGGCGCCCCCTACGC includes:
- a CDS encoding DUF2330 domain-containing protein, whose product is MKLLRALALSFPLVALSTLHAPDAEACGACLIQQGESTQVTSHRMILSVSNVSTTLWDQIEYAGEPSSFAWVLPIKGQVQVGLSSDALFENLETLTSVQISSPTINCPPPNCPSAPNAGGPVGSSSGDGGVTVIAQEVVGPYETVQLSSQDPNALKSWLTKYGYAIPQDIAPIIDAYVKEGFDFLALKLVPGQGVDSMRPVRVTSPGASPNLPLRMVAGGTGATTPITLFIFGEGRYEPTNFASFLIQPKELVWDWDTQSSNYKELRQSRFEASDGKAWLVERSGQFSKWDLEYPLNSLVDFDPKNSGYGDPVGTDAKDNLTQDLSALFGTIPEQGLWVTRIYGELSRAALVSDLSLGAADSQEEVPRWLQAQQAVGTPPACPEPFPCSPDGNNPNSPEEPDWEPRESCAMGGSAGVPATLGLVVAASALAFVRRRRR
- the panB gene encoding 3-methyl-2-oxobutanoate hydroxymethyltransferase; the encoded protein is MYGPKGHGSGGGRPSGPPKKVTAPDVRARKEGPPLAMVTAYDFTMARLLDEGGADILLVGDSLGMVVQGHPTTLPVTIEEICYHSRTVARGARRAHVVADMPFMSFQLSAVQALENAGRLIKEGACESVKLEGGEEITEHVRRIVAAGIPVMGHIGLTPQSVHAIGGFKVQGKKEEDAARLLRDAVALERAGCFAIVLEAIPPDLAEDITAAVSVPTIGIGAGAGCDGQVLVCYDLLGMYPDLKPRFAKRFAEVGEQIVSATRAYVEEVQGRTFPAPEHTFKPNGHARPARPTPEPPPVPVEEIPPHWQTH